Proteins from a genomic interval of Thermosipho africanus Ob7:
- a CDS encoding N-glycosylase/DNA lyase, with protein sequence MVEEIKKIYFDAKELVENRWNEFLKLKNSNDELLLFSELSFCVLTANWSASGGIKAQKEIGDGFYTLSLSDLEKALKKVGHRFPKARAKYIYENRWIVGKLIDLIKSYDVYTIREYLVKNIKGIGWKEASHFLRNIGFCEVAILDKHILRILHKYKYIHEIPKSWSKKRYLEIEKIFNEISNEFGECPGKFDLYVWYYIKGKVEK encoded by the coding sequence ATGGTTGAAGAAATTAAAAAAATTTATTTTGATGCAAAAGAACTTGTTGAAAATCGTTGGAATGAATTTTTAAAATTAAAAAACAGTAATGATGAGCTCTTATTATTTTCTGAGTTATCCTTTTGCGTTTTGACTGCAAACTGGTCTGCTTCCGGTGGTATTAAAGCCCAAAAAGAAATTGGAGATGGATTCTATACCCTTTCACTCTCTGATCTTGAAAAAGCCTTAAAAAAAGTCGGGCATCGTTTTCCTAAAGCTCGCGCAAAATATATATATGAAAATAGGTGGATTGTAGGAAAGTTAATCGATCTTATTAAGAGCTATGATGTATATACCATAAGGGAATATCTTGTAAAAAATATAAAAGGTATTGGATGGAAAGAAGCTTCACACTTTTTAAGAAATATAGGTTTTTGTGAAGTTGCTATTTTAGATAAGCATATTTTAAGAATTCTGCATAAATATAAATATATTCATGAAATTCCAAAATCATGGAGTAAAAAAAGATACCTTGAAATTGAGAAAATTTTTAATGAAATTTCAAATGAATTTGGTGAATGTCCTGGAAAATTTGATTTATATGTTTGGTATTATATTAAAGGGAAAGTCGAAAAATAG
- a CDS encoding thiamine ABC transporter substrate-binding protein: MKKVLIYLILTISVILFSAEKLVVYTYDSFVSGIGKEIVPIFEKMYGCKVELLSFGDAGTVLSRLMLEKNNPKADVIVGLDQALLIRAIENDLVQKFKPENLSLLKYPELYNEYGTPYDFGAIAIVYNKEKIKNPPKSFNDLLKDEFRGKIVVEDPRTSSTGLSFLLWTIAAFNEKYLDFWSKFKDNLLTITPGWDEAFEMLESGEADIMVSYATDGAYSYYYYGNVKYVPVILDEGAFVQVEYASLVKNAKNEELAKKFIEFLLSDDFQEKVPLNQWMLPVTNVKLPEAFKYVPEIKKVLEIKEDIYMNQERILKEWTKEVIGG, translated from the coding sequence ATGAAAAAAGTACTTATTTATTTAATATTAACTATCTCAGTAATTTTATTTTCAGCAGAAAAACTTGTCGTTTATACATATGACAGTTTTGTATCTGGCATTGGTAAAGAAATTGTTCCAATATTTGAAAAAATGTATGGTTGTAAAGTAGAACTTTTATCTTTTGGCGATGCTGGAACTGTGCTTTCAAGACTTATGCTTGAAAAAAACAATCCTAAAGCTGATGTAATAGTTGGGCTTGATCAAGCATTATTAATTAGAGCCATTGAAAATGATCTAGTTCAAAAGTTTAAACCTGAAAATTTATCCTTGCTAAAATATCCAGAATTGTATAATGAATACGGTACTCCATATGATTTTGGTGCAATTGCTATTGTTTATAACAAAGAAAAAATTAAAAATCCACCAAAAAGCTTTAACGATCTTTTAAAAGATGAATTTAGAGGAAAAATCGTTGTTGAAGATCCTAGGACTTCAAGCACTGGTCTTAGTTTTCTTCTATGGACTATTGCTGCATTTAATGAAAAATATCTAGATTTTTGGTCAAAATTTAAAGACAATTTATTGACAATAACCCCCGGATGGGACGAAGCATTTGAAATGTTAGAATCAGGTGAAGCTGATATTATGGTTAGCTATGCAACCGATGGTGCATACAGTTATTATTACTATGGTAACGTTAAATACGTTCCAGTAATTTTAGATGAAGGAGCATTTGTTCAAGTAGAATATGCGTCACTCGTAAAAAATGCCAAAAATGAAGAACTTGCAAAAAAATTCATAGAATTTCTACTTTCAGATGATTTTCAAGAAAAAGTCCCTTTAAATCAATGGATGCTTCCTGTTACAAATGTAAAGTTACCTGAAGCTTTTAAATATGTTCCTGAAATAAAAAAAGTTCTTGAAATAAAAGAAGATATTTATATGAATCAAGAAAGGATTTTAAAAGAATGGACAAAAGAAGTAATTG
- the rpsP gene encoding 30S ribosomal protein S16 → MVRIRLTRMGKKKQPFYRIVVVDQRKRRDGAYIESLGYYDPIKDPYILNVDVDKAVEWIMKGAQPSDTVRNLLRKAGVFKKVDELKRTKKEENK, encoded by the coding sequence GTGGTAAGGATAAGATTAACTCGTATGGGAAAGAAAAAGCAACCATTTTACAGAATTGTTGTTGTTGATCAAAGAAAAAGAAGAGATGGTGCATACATTGAAAGTTTAGGTTACTATGATCCAATCAAGGATCCATATATTTTGAATGTTGATGTTGATAAGGCTGTAGAATGGATTATGAAAGGTGCACAGCCAAGTGATACTGTAAGGAATTTATTGAGAAAAGCAGGAGTGTTTAAAAAGGTTGATGAGCTTAAGAGAACAAAGAAGGAGGAAAATAAATGA
- the rimM gene encoding ribosome maturation factor RimM (Essential for efficient processing of 16S rRNA) translates to MINTLRELLSGKVAVAILGKTHGLKGELKLHPFTNFPEIIESLEEIFLYNEKTKQFMVATVENLRLADGYYIIKLNGVENVENARKFVGSKVYINKDELPNLSKDEYYFFEIVGSQVIDESGKVLGVVDEVIQTGSNDVIVVNKNKEDEILIPVIYDYIITLDKENKKIVVKVPEWLD, encoded by the coding sequence ATGATAAATACTCTCCGAGAGCTTTTAAGCGGAAAGGTTGCAGTTGCAATTTTAGGAAAAACACATGGGCTCAAAGGAGAGTTAAAATTGCATCCATTCACTAATTTTCCAGAAATTATTGAGTCTTTGGAAGAGATTTTTCTTTATAATGAAAAAACAAAACAATTTATGGTTGCAACTGTAGAAAATTTAAGATTGGCTGATGGTTACTACATCATTAAATTAAATGGTGTCGAAAATGTTGAAAATGCTAGAAAATTTGTAGGCTCTAAAGTATATATCAATAAAGATGAACTGCCAAATTTATCGAAAGATGAGTATTATTTCTTTGAAATAGTTGGAAGTCAAGTTATTGATGAATCGGGAAAAGTTTTAGGTGTTGTTGATGAAGTCATACAAACAGGTAGTAATGATGTAATAGTAGTAAATAAAAATAAAGAAGATGAAATTTTGATACCTGTAATTTATGATTATATTATAACTTTAGACAAAGAAAATAAAAAAATTGTTGTTAAAGTACCGGAGTGGTTGGATTGA
- the trmD gene encoding tRNA (guanosine(37)-N1)-methyltransferase TrmD, giving the protein MKISVLTIFPEMVEVIKKYGVISRAVQENKIEINIFNLRDFTSDKHRTVDDYPFGGGPGMVMKPEPFFRFYDFYVQAFGKPHTILTSPQGRTFNNDLVKELSLKENLLIICGRYEGIDERVMELVDDEISIGDYVLTGGELPAMVMIDAISRFVPGVISDESVIEESFNTGLLDHPHYTRPREFNGRKVPEVLLEGNHEKIELWRRKMSLKKTMQRRPDLFLKKEFDEVDKRALLELFRELINSVK; this is encoded by the coding sequence TTGAAAATTAGTGTTTTGACAATTTTTCCAGAAATGGTTGAAGTAATAAAAAAATATGGAGTTATTTCACGAGCTGTTCAAGAGAATAAAATAGAGATTAACATTTTTAATTTGAGAGATTTTACAAGTGATAAGCACAGAACTGTGGATGATTATCCTTTTGGCGGCGGTCCAGGAATGGTTATGAAGCCAGAGCCATTCTTTAGGTTTTACGACTTTTATGTTCAAGCTTTTGGAAAGCCTCATACAATTTTAACTAGTCCACAAGGAAGGACTTTCAATAATGATCTTGTCAAAGAGTTAAGTTTGAAAGAGAATTTATTAATAATTTGTGGTAGATACGAAGGAATTGATGAAAGAGTAATGGAGTTAGTCGATGATGAAATATCAATTGGAGATTATGTTTTAACTGGTGGAGAACTTCCAGCTATGGTAATGATTGATGCAATTTCGAGGTTTGTTCCAGGGGTAATTTCTGATGAATCAGTAATAGAAGAGTCTTTTAATACTGGTTTATTAGATCATCCTCATTATACGCGTCCAAGAGAATTTAATGGCAGAAAAGTTCCAGAAGTATTATTGGAAGGCAACCATGAGAAAATTGAGCTTTGGAGAAGGAAGATGTCTTTAAAAAAGACTATGCAAAGAAGACCAGATTTATTTTTAAAGAAAGAATTTGATGAAGTTGATAAAAGGGCATTGCTTGAACTTTTTAGGGAGTTGATTAATAGTGTTAAGTAA
- a CDS encoding Rossmann-like domain-containing protein: MIILTFSKKLYDEALKYINNETLKDYIIGLGLSAALLSDGRCGVSYTLREDTLGKCEEFFKCTGDFGNPVSKINPGMRVKEVLNIGLFSPDPLIRSVAYATLNAVFSTNEIKSMYSLGDLSQYINVNLDDTVGFIGRIDPLISLWKPKAWDILIFDRNRKGSDEILPDWAIVDLLPKCSVVVISGSAIVNGSIDWILNYVKTDKVAIVGPSTTLVPDVFPVKLLAGINVLNSDKLFKLISHGAGTKKIIAEKAVEKVVLIQ; encoded by the coding sequence GTGATTATTCTGACATTTTCTAAAAAATTATACGACGAAGCTCTTAAATATATTAACAATGAAACACTTAAAGATTACATAATAGGTCTTGGTCTCTCAGCAGCTTTATTAAGTGATGGAAGATGCGGTGTAAGCTATACATTACGTGAAGATACTCTCGGAAAATGTGAGGAGTTTTTCAAATGTACTGGTGATTTTGGAAATCCAGTAAGCAAGATAAATCCAGGAATGAGAGTAAAAGAGGTTCTAAATATTGGTCTATTTTCTCCTGATCCTTTAATAAGATCTGTTGCTTATGCAACATTAAATGCCGTATTTTCAACTAATGAAATTAAAAGTATGTATTCTCTAGGTGATTTAAGTCAATATATTAATGTTAATCTTGATGATACAGTAGGTTTTATAGGTCGAATTGATCCTTTAATAAGCCTATGGAAGCCTAAAGCTTGGGATATATTAATATTCGATAGAAATAGAAAAGGTAGTGATGAAATTTTACCTGATTGGGCTATAGTTGATCTACTTCCCAAATGTTCAGTTGTTGTTATCTCAGGTTCTGCAATTGTAAATGGCTCTATAGATTGGATACTAAATTATGTAAAAACTGATAAGGTTGCAATTGTTGGGCCTTCTACTACTTTAGTTCCCGATGTTTTTCCAGTTAAATTACTTGCAGGAATTAATGTTTTAAATTCAGATAAGTTATTCAAACTTATATCACATGGAGCTGGAACTAAAAAAATCATTGCTGAAAAAGCAGTTGAAAAAGTTGTATTAATTCAATAA
- a CDS encoding RNA methyltransferase has product MLSKLYIALIHYPILGRDGKIISTAVTNLDIHDIARTSRTYKIKKYYLVNNLPAQQDIVKKVLEYWREGFGKEYNPNRSEALSLVELKAYFEDVVEDIERIEGQKPIIMFTSAKMRENTISFEAGRKMVLESEKPILILFGTGWGMPNEILSKCDYALEPVRAKSDFNHLSVRAAVAIILDRLIGENV; this is encoded by the coding sequence GTGTTAAGTAAGTTGTATATTGCTTTAATTCATTATCCTATATTAGGCAGAGATGGTAAAATTATTTCAACAGCAGTAACGAATTTAGATATACATGATATTGCACGAACAAGTAGGACATATAAAATTAAAAAGTATTATTTAGTTAATAATCTGCCTGCACAGCAAGATATTGTAAAAAAGGTTTTAGAATATTGGAGAGAAGGATTTGGAAAAGAGTATAATCCAAATCGTTCTGAAGCACTTTCATTAGTTGAATTGAAAGCTTATTTTGAAGATGTAGTAGAAGATATTGAAAGAATAGAAGGGCAAAAACCTATTATAATGTTTACTTCTGCTAAAATGCGAGAAAATACGATAAGTTTTGAAGCGGGAAGAAAAATGGTACTTGAATCAGAAAAACCTATTTTAATATTGTTTGGAACAGGTTGGGGAATGCCCAATGAGATATTGTCCAAATGCGATTATGCATTAGAACCAGTAAGAGCAAAAAGTGATTTTAACCATTTATCTGTTAGAGCAGCAGTTGCTATTATTCTTGATAGATTAATTGGAGAAAATGTATAG
- the lepB gene encoding signal peptidase I, translated as MKKSPKEIAKEIVITLLYAIVAATIIRLFVFETMLVPTGSMIPTINIGDRLFIEKITYQAREPEIGEIVVFWTPFRDERAEQMLRTFDKFMDLFAPSKFKGHVKYVKRLVAKEGDIITLKNVDGNWKLFVNGKVPENLKNVNYQPDGIFKYPNLWKYLDQASRLRDNKTEYRNFLYNIALKNGAELANTIFSIIGGIDPVPYGIPYHEYVDEYLKPKNIDFDDYVWTENGQVYIKIPEGFYFFMGDNSKESLDSRYFGFVPKEAVIGRPILRIWPFQSFGPVQPLPKLNN; from the coding sequence ATGAAAAAATCTCCTAAAGAAATTGCCAAAGAAATTGTGATTACACTTTTGTATGCAATTGTTGCGGCAACCATTATTAGATTATTTGTTTTTGAAACTATGTTGGTCCCCACAGGATCTATGATCCCAACGATTAATATTGGGGACCGCCTTTTTATTGAAAAAATTACATATCAAGCACGTGAGCCAGAAATTGGTGAAATCGTGGTATTTTGGACTCCATTTAGGGATGAAAGAGCAGAGCAAATGTTAAGAACATTTGACAAGTTTATGGATTTATTTGCTCCATCAAAATTTAAGGGGCATGTAAAATATGTAAAAAGATTAGTTGCTAAAGAAGGAGACATAATTACTTTAAAGAATGTAGATGGTAACTGGAAATTATTTGTTAACGGCAAAGTTCCAGAAAACTTAAAGAATGTTAATTATCAACCTGATGGTATTTTCAAATATCCTAATTTGTGGAAATATTTAGATCAAGCAAGTAGGTTAAGAGATAATAAAACTGAATATAGAAATTTTTTATATAATATCGCACTTAAAAATGGAGCAGAGCTTGCAAATACTATATTCAGTATAATTGGTGGGATAGATCCTGTCCCATATGGAATACCATATCATGAATATGTAGATGAATATTTAAAGCCAAAGAATATTGATTTTGATGATTATGTATGGACTGAAAATGGACAGGTTTATATTAAAATTCCAGAAGGTTTTTACTTTTTCATGGGCGACAATTCAAAAGAAAGTTTAGACAGCAGATATTTTGGTTTTGTTCCAAAAGAAGCAGTGATTGGAAGACCTATATTGAGAATTTGGCCTTTCCAAAGTTTTGGACCAGTGCAACCATTGCCAAAATTAAATAACTAA
- the rplS gene encoding 50S ribosomal protein L19, which translates to MSMDNLVRIIEKDQIKDVPEFRPGDTVKVYVRFKEGNKERTQAFEGIVISMRGSGISKTFTVRRIGANGIGVERIFPLYAPIIEKIEVVRRGKVRRAKLYYLREVRGKVKIKERR; encoded by the coding sequence ATGAGTATGGATAACCTTGTTAGAATTATTGAAAAAGATCAGATTAAGGATGTTCCAGAATTTAGACCTGGTGATACAGTAAAAGTTTATGTTAGATTTAAAGAAGGAAACAAAGAAAGAACACAAGCATTTGAAGGAATTGTAATTTCTATGAGAGGTTCTGGCATTAGCAAAACTTTTACAGTTAGAAGAATTGGTGCAAATGGTATTGGTGTAGAAAGAATTTTCCCATTGTATGCTCCAATAATTGAAAAGATTGAAGTTGTTAGAAGAGGGAAGGTAAGAAGAGCAAAATTGTACTATTTAAGAGAAGTACGCGGAAAGGTGAAAATTAAGGAGAGAAGGTAA
- a CDS encoding KH domain-containing protein, whose product MKELLEYMLKGIVKNPDEVVVLEFEESGKKVFEISVNPEDVGQVIGKDGRTIKSIKILLSSITDENNFILKVVR is encoded by the coding sequence ATGAAAGAACTCCTTGAGTATATGCTCAAGGGGATTGTAAAAAATCCCGATGAGGTTGTCGTATTGGAGTTTGAAGAAAGTGGAAAAAAGGTGTTTGAAATATCCGTTAATCCTGAGGATGTTGGTCAGGTTATTGGAAAAGATGGAAGAACAATAAAGTCAATAAAAATTTTGTTATCCTCTATAACGGATGAAAACAACTTTATTTTGAAGGTGGTAAGATGA
- the ffh gene encoding signal recognition particle protein: protein MFEGLQEKLSKAFKTLSGKGKITEKNIKEAIKMVKLSLLEADVNYKVVKEFIAEVTEKATGEEVLKSLTPDQMFIKILRDELIRVMGEKSQLSLVHSPSYIMMVGLQGSGKTTSAAKLANLLKKKGKKTFLVAADTYRPAAIDQLITLGKKIDVPVFYGDRKDPVKIVREAIKEVKDSGYNVVIFDTAGRLHVDDEMMNELEEIKDILNPDEILMVVDAMAGQDAVNSAKIFNERLDVTGYVVTKMDGDARGGVILSIRYITNKPIKFIGVGEKIEDLEEFHPERIASRILGLGDVLSLIEKAEQELDKDKMQKLGKKMLNAEFTLEDFQEQLKEIKKLGSLSKIVEMLPGSPKVDINQSEKELKVIEAIINSMTPEERRNPKILNASRKKRIAKGSGTSVQEVNKLLKNYEEMKKMMKIFKKGKLPFNLKGFKI, encoded by the coding sequence TTGTTTGAAGGTTTGCAAGAAAAACTTTCTAAAGCTTTTAAGACGCTTTCGGGAAAAGGAAAAATCACTGAAAAAAATATAAAAGAAGCAATAAAAATGGTAAAGCTGTCATTGCTAGAAGCTGATGTAAACTACAAGGTGGTAAAGGAATTTATTGCAGAAGTAACTGAAAAAGCTACTGGTGAGGAAGTATTAAAGTCCTTAACTCCGGATCAGATGTTTATAAAAATTTTAAGAGATGAATTAATTAGAGTTATGGGGGAAAAATCTCAATTAAGTCTTGTGCATTCACCCTCTTACATTATGATGGTTGGACTTCAGGGAAGTGGTAAAACTACATCGGCAGCAAAACTTGCAAATTTGCTTAAGAAAAAAGGAAAAAAAACATTTTTGGTTGCTGCTGATACATATAGACCTGCTGCTATAGACCAATTAATAACGTTAGGTAAGAAAATTGATGTTCCAGTGTTTTATGGTGATCGAAAAGATCCAGTTAAAATAGTTCGTGAGGCTATAAAAGAAGTTAAAGACAGTGGATACAATGTTGTAATTTTTGATACTGCGGGGCGTTTGCATGTTGATGATGAAATGATGAATGAATTGGAAGAAATAAAGGACATTCTTAATCCAGATGAAATATTGATGGTTGTCGATGCCATGGCTGGGCAAGATGCTGTAAATTCGGCAAAGATTTTTAATGAGCGATTGGATGTTACAGGGTATGTAGTTACAAAGATGGATGGAGATGCAAGAGGTGGTGTAATACTTTCGATAAGGTATATTACTAATAAACCAATAAAATTTATAGGAGTTGGAGAAAAGATAGAAGACTTAGAAGAGTTTCACCCGGAAAGAATTGCTAGTAGAATTTTAGGTCTTGGAGATGTTTTAAGTTTAATTGAGAAAGCTGAGCAAGAACTTGATAAAGATAAAATGCAAAAACTAGGCAAAAAGATGCTTAATGCAGAATTTACACTTGAAGATTTTCAAGAGCAATTAAAAGAGATAAAAAAGTTAGGTTCATTATCAAAAATTGTAGAGATGTTGCCAGGTAGTCCGAAAGTGGATATAAATCAGAGTGAAAAAGAATTGAAAGTGATTGAAGCAATAATTAATTCAATGACACCTGAAGAAAGAAGAAATCCAAAAATTTTAAATGCGAGCAGAAAAAAAAGAATAGCAAAAGGTAGCGGTACAAGTGTTCAAGAGGTAAATAAACTTCTTAAAAACTATGAGGAAATGAAAAAAATGATGAAAATATTTAAAAAAGGAAAATTACCATTCAATCTAAAAGGATTTAAAATTTAA